In the Flagellimonas sp. MMG031 genome, one interval contains:
- a CDS encoding anthranilate synthase component I family protein, with amino-acid sequence MTYSLKTHYKKILADTITPVSVYLKIRDKFPNSILLESSDYHANDNSFSYICCNPIASIKVANEIITQRFPDGTKKEIAITPETDVTQVIHNFGQQFKTSQNGFKFIYNGLFGYMAYDAVRYFEDVEISKKEDSAHIPDIYYAVYQNIIAINHFKNEAYLFAHCYNTESNVEEMEQLFSVRTFASYNFTKQGKPESNLEDEDYKEQVALAKKHCQRGDVFQLVLSRRFKQKFKGDEFNVYRALRSINPSPYLFYFDYGDFKIFGSSPEAQLIVKDGKAEIHPIAGTYKRTGNDEKDAELAKKLAQDEKENSEHVMLVDLARNDLSRNGNTVNVETYREVQYFSHVIHLVSKVTGQKKEDSTTMKVVADTFPAGTLSGAPKHMAMQLIEKYEKTSRSYYGGAIGFMDFEGNFNHAIMIRTFLSKDHELYYQAGAGLVAASNPDDELQETYNKLGALTKALEIAETI; translated from the coding sequence ATGACTTATTCATTAAAGACCCATTACAAAAAAATCCTCGCGGACACGATTACACCCGTGAGCGTCTATCTGAAGATCAGGGATAAATTTCCCAACAGCATTCTTTTGGAGAGTAGCGACTACCACGCGAACGACAACAGCTTTTCGTATATCTGTTGCAATCCCATTGCTTCCATTAAAGTGGCGAACGAAATCATTACGCAGCGTTTTCCCGATGGAACAAAGAAAGAAATAGCGATTACCCCGGAAACCGATGTGACCCAAGTAATCCATAACTTCGGCCAGCAGTTCAAAACCAGTCAAAATGGCTTCAAGTTTATTTATAATGGGCTATTTGGATATATGGCCTACGATGCTGTTCGTTATTTTGAAGATGTGGAGATTTCCAAAAAGGAAGATTCGGCCCATATCCCAGATATTTATTATGCCGTTTATCAGAATATAATCGCCATCAACCATTTTAAAAACGAGGCCTATCTGTTCGCCCACTGCTACAATACCGAAAGTAATGTGGAGGAAATGGAGCAACTTTTCAGCGTTCGCACCTTCGCTTCCTACAATTTCACCAAACAGGGCAAGCCTGAATCCAATCTTGAGGACGAAGACTATAAAGAACAAGTTGCCCTGGCCAAAAAACACTGCCAGCGTGGCGATGTGTTCCAATTGGTTCTATCCAGAAGGTTCAAACAAAAGTTCAAGGGAGACGAGTTCAATGTGTATCGGGCGCTACGTTCCATCAACCCCTCCCCTTACCTATTTTATTTTGATTATGGTGACTTTAAGATATTCGGAAGTTCTCCGGAAGCACAATTGATCGTGAAGGACGGTAAAGCCGAAATCCATCCGATAGCCGGAACCTACAAACGTACCGGAAATGATGAAAAAGATGCCGAATTGGCCAAAAAATTGGCACAGGACGAAAAGGAGAACAGCGAACACGTGATGCTCGTTGATCTTGCCCGAAACGATTTAAGTCGCAATGGCAACACCGTAAATGTGGAAACCTATCGAGAGGTACAATATTTCTCCCATGTGATTCACTTGGTATCGAAGGTAACCGGACAAAAGAAAGAAGACAGCACTACGATGAAAGTAGTGGCCGATACCTTCCCCGCGGGCACCTTGAGCGGCGCGCCAAAACATATGGCCATGCAGCTCATAGAAAAATATGAAAAAACCAGTCGATCCTACTACGGGGGGGCTATTGGGTTTATGGACTTTGAGGGCAACTTTAACCACGCCATCATGATACGCACCTTCCTGAGCAAGGACCACGAATTGTATTACCAAGCCGGAGCCGGTCTGGTAGCGGCATCCAACCCCGATGACGAACTACAGGAAACCTACAATAAATTGGGCGCATTGACCAAGGCGCTGGAAATCGCCGAAACAATCTAA
- the trpC gene encoding indole-3-glycerol phosphate synthase TrpC: MNILEKIVADKRKEVDLKKSLITVAQLEASVMMERTSVSLAEVLRKSNSGIIAEHKRRSPSKSLINHNLSVQDVAKGYTDAGVCGISVLTDGKYFGGSLDDLVLARASTDIPLLRKEFIIDEYQIVEAKAYGADVILLIAAILSKDEIKNLSELAKGMGLDVLLEVHNEEELEKSLMPSLDMLGVNNRNLKSFEVDLDISKTLSKKIPDDFVKVSESGISSVEVIRELKEFDYQGFLIGENFMKTDNPGKSAEEFITKIIS, from the coding sequence ATGAACATTCTAGAAAAAATAGTAGCCGATAAGCGCAAAGAGGTCGATTTGAAAAAATCCCTAATTACGGTGGCCCAATTAGAGGCGTCGGTAATGATGGAACGCACTTCCGTCTCATTGGCAGAAGTATTGCGCAAAAGTAACTCCGGTATTATCGCCGAACACAAGCGGCGTTCCCCGTCCAAATCCTTAATCAATCACAACTTAAGCGTCCAGGATGTGGCCAAGGGATACACCGATGCAGGTGTTTGTGGTATATCCGTGCTCACCGACGGTAAATATTTTGGCGGCTCTTTGGACGATTTGGTACTGGCAAGGGCATCCACGGATATCCCACTTTTACGAAAAGAGTTCATCATAGATGAATATCAGATTGTGGAGGCAAAAGCCTACGGTGCAGACGTGATTCTATTGATTGCCGCTATCCTATCCAAGGACGAAATCAAGAACTTGTCCGAACTGGCCAAGGGAATGGGACTCGATGTACTGCTGGAGGTCCACAATGAAGAGGAACTGGAAAAATCCCTGATGCCGAGTCTGGATATGTTGGGGGTGAACAATCGGAATCTTAAATCCTTTGAGGTGGATTTGGATATCAGTAAAACGTTGTCCAAAAAAATCCCTGATGATTTTGTAAAAGTTTCCGAAAGTGGCATTAGCTCTGTCGAAGTCATCCGTGAGCTCAAGGAATTTGATTATCAAGGATTTTTGATCGGGGAGAATTTTATGAAAACGGATAATCCCGGTAAAAGTGCGGAAGAATTTATAACCAAAATAATCTCGTAA
- a CDS encoding NAD(P)H-dependent oxidoreductase produces MSNVLEHRTWRYATKKFDPSKKVSENDLQTLLEATRLSASSYGLQPYHVFVIQDQDLKEQLKPVSWGQSQITDASHIIVFANATDFGEELVDNYLANVSETRGIPTDNLKGYSDFMKSKLMDLPKDMKSNWTARQAYIAFGNLMQAAAELKIDTCPMEGFETEKYNEILGLNDKNLNATVVLAVGYRSEKDETQHLPKVRKSKEELFTHI; encoded by the coding sequence ATGAGCAACGTTTTAGAACATAGAACATGGCGCTACGCCACCAAAAAATTCGATCCCAGCAAAAAGGTATCGGAAAACGACCTTCAAACCTTGTTGGAGGCCACTCGCCTAAGTGCATCCTCTTACGGGTTACAGCCTTACCACGTATTTGTGATCCAAGATCAAGACCTTAAGGAGCAATTGAAGCCGGTCTCATGGGGTCAGTCACAGATTACGGATGCATCGCACATCATCGTTTTTGCCAATGCCACCGATTTTGGGGAAGAGTTGGTAGATAATTATTTGGCCAACGTTAGCGAGACAAGGGGAATCCCAACTGACAACTTAAAAGGATATTCAGACTTTATGAAGTCCAAATTGATGGACCTACCCAAGGATATGAAAAGCAATTGGACAGCGAGACAAGCCTATATCGCCTTTGGAAATTTGATGCAGGCAGCGGCCGAGCTTAAAATTGACACTTGCCCCATGGAAGGCTTCGAGACCGAAAAGTACAATGAGATTTTAGGACTCAACGACAAAAACCTGAACGCAACTGTTGTATTGGCAGTTGGTTACCGTTCTGAAAAAGACGAAACTCAGCATTTGCCCAAGGTGAGAAAATCAAAAGAAGAATTATTTACACATATATAA
- a CDS encoding aminodeoxychorismate/anthranilate synthase component II, whose amino-acid sequence MGRKILMIDNYDSFTYNLVHYLEDLDCEVTVKRNDQLTIEEVEPFEYIVLSPGPGIPDEAGLLKDIIKTYAPTKRIFGVCLGLQAIGEVFGGILINLDQVYHGVDTTITVTKDDPIYQNMPKTLQVGRYHSWVVDPNLPDDLEITAIDENGQVMSLRHKTYNVTAVQFHPESVLTPEGKQMLKNWLES is encoded by the coding sequence ATGGGACGAAAGATTTTAATGATAGACAACTACGACAGCTTCACCTACAATTTGGTGCATTATCTGGAAGATTTGGATTGTGAGGTCACAGTGAAACGGAACGATCAGCTCACCATCGAGGAGGTGGAACCGTTTGAATACATCGTACTTTCACCAGGACCAGGCATTCCCGATGAAGCTGGATTGTTGAAGGACATCATCAAAACTTATGCACCTACCAAACGTATTTTTGGAGTGTGCCTGGGACTACAGGCCATTGGGGAGGTATTCGGAGGAATATTGATCAATCTGGACCAAGTTTATCACGGAGTGGACACCACGATTACCGTTACGAAGGATGACCCAATTTATCAAAATATGCCCAAAACCCTGCAAGTAGGACGGTACCATTCCTGGGTGGTTGACCCTAATTTGCCCGATGATTTGGAAATCACAGCGATAGATGAAAACGGACAGGTAATGTCACTTCGGCACAAAACATACAATGTGACCGCGGTACAGTTTCATCCCGAATCGGTTTTGACCCCCGAAGGAAAACAAATGTTGAAAAATTGGTTGGAAAGCTAG
- a CDS encoding GIY-YIG nuclease family protein: MSFYVYIISNKKMGTIYIGYTNDLKKRMYRHKKGVGSKFASRYNLKTLVYYEKFNFPMPAIRREKQLKKWNRSWKINLINDFNPNWENLTYFFD; the protein is encoded by the coding sequence ATGAGTTTTTATGTCTATATCATATCCAATAAGAAAATGGGAACTATTTATATAGGCTATACCAACGATCTAAAAAAGAGAATGTACAGGCACAAGAAAGGTGTCGGGAGCAAGTTTGCAAGTAGATATAATCTTAAAACATTGGTCTATTATGAAAAATTCAATTTCCCAATGCCTGCCATAAGAAGAGAAAAACAATTAAAAAAATGGAATAGGAGTTGGAAAATCAACCTGATAAACGATTTTAATCCAAACTGGGAAAACTTAACCTATTTCTTTGATTAA
- a CDS encoding phosphoribosylanthranilate isomerase, with amino-acid sequence MKLKICGMNHNPEEVANLRPDYLGFIFWEPSSRYFSGEMPVLPSSIKKVGVFVDAPIEEILQKVAQYQLDAVQLHGKESAAYCMALKDCLLSFRAPAYRTGRQSRNQTGFNKNEVSTALDLADTEIIKVFSIKDDFDFNVLKDYENICDYFLFDTKGKLPGGNGYTFDWSVLEKYPSQKPYFLSGGIGLDSTQQLQAFLGSPASTHCFAIDVNSKFETAPGLKNIKDLNLFIESLKGGQNQKKNL; translated from the coding sequence ATGAAACTAAAAATCTGCGGCATGAACCATAACCCCGAAGAGGTTGCAAATTTGCGACCCGATTATTTGGGGTTTATTTTCTGGGAACCTTCCTCCCGATATTTTTCGGGAGAGATGCCGGTCTTGCCCAGTTCCATCAAAAAAGTTGGCGTTTTTGTGGATGCGCCTATAGAAGAAATTTTGCAAAAAGTGGCCCAGTATCAGTTGGATGCCGTGCAACTCCATGGAAAGGAAAGTGCTGCATATTGCATGGCGCTGAAAGATTGCCTCCTGTCATTTCGAGCGCCCGCCTACCGGACAGGCAGGCAGTCGAGAAATCAGACAGGTTTTAACAAAAATGAGGTCTCGACTGCGCTCGACCTGGCAGATACGGAAATCATCAAAGTATTCTCCATCAAAGATGATTTTGATTTTAACGTATTGAAGGATTATGAAAACATATGCGATTATTTTCTTTTTGATACCAAAGGAAAACTCCCCGGAGGAAATGGCTACACATTCGATTGGTCCGTTTTGGAAAAATATCCATCCCAAAAGCCTTACTTTTTGAGCGGAGGCATTGGACTGGATTCCACGCAACAACTACAAGCCTTTTTGGGGAGCCCAGCTTCAACTCACTGTTTTGCCATCGATGTGAACAGTAAATTTGAAACAGCCCCAGGGCTAAAAAACATTAAGGATTTAAACCTATTTATTGAATCGCTCAAAGGCGGTCAGAACCAAAAAAAGAACCTATGA
- a CDS encoding four helix bundle protein, with protein sequence MIVSKFKFEKIIVWQRAMDFGEAINDITKLFPKNEVYNLSSQIRRAADSIALNISEGATGQTNPEFKKFVGYAIRSLSEVVTCLHKANRRNYVPNETFDELYNEAFNLMNMLVAFRKNIK encoded by the coding sequence ATGATAGTGTCAAAATTCAAGTTTGAAAAGATAATTGTCTGGCAAAGAGCCATGGATTTTGGAGAAGCCATAAATGACATAACAAAACTCTTTCCAAAAAACGAGGTCTATAATCTCAGCTCACAAATAAGACGAGCAGCTGATTCAATTGCATTGAATATTTCAGAAGGAGCTACCGGACAGACAAACCCTGAGTTTAAGAAATTCGTAGGTTATGCCATTAGATCTTTGAGCGAAGTGGTTACCTGCCTACATAAAGCGAATAGAAGAAACTATGTCCCAAACGAAACTTTTGATGAGCTTTATAATGAAGCCTTCAATTTAATGAACATGTTGGTCGCTTTTAGAAAAAATATAAAATAA
- a CDS encoding YceI family protein, producing MKKTILSLTLMTLVGSSAIANPIKETKEVKTTESTVTWKGYKVGGSHTGTISLQSGALEFDGETLVGGEFVVDMASINTTDLEGEYKDKLDGHLKSDDFFGTANHPTAKLVFTKVTSTGKNSYDVTGDLTIKGTTEPVTFEVSVYGDKATASLKVDRTKYDVKYGSGIIGTAKDKLIYDEFDLVVDLQM from the coding sequence ATGAAAAAGACAATTTTGAGCTTAACATTGATGACCCTTGTGGGTTCATCCGCTATCGCAAACCCGATCAAAGAAACCAAAGAAGTAAAAACAACTGAAAGTACCGTTACTTGGAAAGGCTACAAAGTAGGAGGTTCTCACACAGGAACCATCAGCCTTCAATCCGGTGCCTTGGAATTTGACGGGGAAACCTTGGTAGGTGGAGAGTTTGTTGTGGACATGGCAAGCATCAACACCACCGATTTGGAAGGAGAGTACAAGGACAAATTGGACGGTCACTTGAAATCCGACGACTTTTTTGGCACTGCCAATCACCCAACGGCCAAATTGGTGTTCACCAAAGTGACATCAACCGGAAAAAACTCTTACGATGTTACTGGCGACCTTACTATTAAAGGTACAACAGAGCCTGTGACTTTTGAGGTATCCGTTTACGGTGACAAAGCAACTGCTTCCTTGAAAGTGGATAGAACCAAATACGATGTAAAATACGGGTCAGGCATCATCGGTACTGCCAAGGACAAATTGATCTATGATGAGTTTGATTTGGTAGTTGATCTACAGATGTAA
- the trpD gene encoding anthranilate phosphoribosyltransferase: MKETLNKLINHEILPKEEAKQILVNIANGEYNTSQIAAFLTVYMMRSVTIEELEGFRDALLELCLAVDLAEYDPIDLCGTGGDGKDTFNISTLASFVTAGAGIHVTKHGNYGVSSKCGSSNVMEFLGIKFSNDVDFLKKTIEEAGICVLHAPLFHPAMKNVAPIRRELAVKTFFNMLGPMVNPAFPKNQMVGVFNLELARMYGYLYQNTDKKFTILNALDGYDEISLTGDTKTISNHTETMLTPADFGVEKVSQQEITGGEDVAESAQIFMNILQGKGTNAQNNVVCANAGVAIATVKGITPKEGFEMAKESLLNGKGLAALKKLQSLSK, translated from the coding sequence ATGAAAGAGACCTTAAATAAACTCATCAATCACGAAATTCTCCCCAAGGAAGAAGCCAAGCAAATTTTGGTGAACATTGCCAATGGGGAATACAATACCTCGCAAATTGCTGCATTTTTGACCGTTTACATGATGCGAAGCGTAACCATCGAGGAGCTCGAAGGGTTCCGCGATGCCCTTTTGGAACTTTGCTTGGCCGTTGATCTCGCCGAGTATGACCCTATCGATTTATGTGGAACAGGCGGGGATGGCAAGGACACCTTCAACATCTCCACCCTGGCCTCCTTTGTGACGGCCGGAGCGGGAATCCACGTCACCAAACATGGAAACTATGGGGTTTCATCCAAATGTGGCAGTAGTAATGTGATGGAGTTTTTGGGCATCAAATTCAGTAATGATGTTGATTTTCTAAAGAAAACCATTGAAGAAGCAGGAATTTGCGTGCTGCACGCGCCCTTGTTCCACCCAGCCATGAAAAATGTGGCCCCCATCCGCAGGGAACTGGCCGTGAAGACCTTTTTCAATATGTTGGGCCCTATGGTGAACCCCGCCTTTCCAAAAAATCAGATGGTCGGGGTGTTCAATTTGGAACTGGCCCGAATGTACGGGTACCTATACCAGAATACGGACAAAAAGTTTACCATTCTAAATGCCTTGGACGGATACGACGAAATTTCCTTGACGGGCGATACCAAGACCATTTCCAACCATACTGAAACCATGTTGACGCCTGCTGATTTTGGTGTGGAAAAAGTTTCACAACAAGAAATTACCGGAGGGGAAGATGTGGCCGAGTCGGCACAAATATTCATGAATATTTTACAAGGTAAAGGTACCAACGCACAGAACAATGTGGTTTGTGCCAATGCAGGGGTCGCTATTGCCACCGTAAAGGGCATCACCCCAAAAGAAGGCTTTGAAATGGCTAAGGAATCCTTGCTAAATGGTAAGGGATTGGCGGCTTTGAAAAAATTGCAATCTTTATCTAAATAA
- a CDS encoding rhodanese-like domain-containing protein translates to MSDLSQEEWAEQLQNDDNAFILDVRTPEEVEEGYIPGATNIDIYLGQEFMDELEKLDKSKNYYVYCRSGNRSGQACALMNSIGIENAYNLEGGFMNWEGDVAE, encoded by the coding sequence ATGTCAGATCTATCACAAGAAGAGTGGGCGGAACAACTGCAAAACGACGATAACGCCTTTATTTTGGATGTGCGTACCCCCGAAGAGGTAGAGGAGGGGTATATTCCCGGAGCTACCAACATCGATATTTATTTGGGACAAGAGTTTATGGACGAACTCGAAAAGCTGGACAAGTCCAAGAACTATTACGTCTACTGCCGATCGGGCAACCGAAGCGGACAGGCCTGCGCCTTGATGAACAGTATCGGAATTGAGAATGCCTATAATCTGGAAGGTGGCTTTATGAACTGGGAAGGTGATGTAGCAGAGTAG
- a CDS encoding thioredoxin family protein codes for MKRARILGWSALLVVFVAAFATGFKVANEHSWDKGYQVGDMATDFSLKNVDGSMVSLSDFEEAKGFIVIFTCNTCPYAQAYEDRIMDLDAKYKSQGVPVIAINPNDPSAKPGDSFTKMKERAAEKGFTFPYLFDEGQKVYPAYGATRTPHVFILEKTASGNEVKYIGAIDDNYQDASQVDEKFVENAVDAMLAGNEINPKTTKAIGCGIK; via the coding sequence ATGAAAAGAGCAAGAATTTTAGGATGGTCAGCTTTGCTGGTCGTTTTTGTGGCAGCTTTTGCCACAGGTTTTAAAGTGGCTAACGAACATAGTTGGGATAAAGGTTACCAAGTGGGCGATATGGCCACCGATTTTTCATTGAAAAATGTGGATGGCAGCATGGTGTCTCTTTCCGATTTTGAGGAGGCCAAGGGGTTTATCGTGATTTTTACCTGCAACACCTGCCCATATGCACAAGCTTATGAGGATAGGATCATGGATTTGGACGCCAAATACAAATCCCAGGGTGTTCCTGTGATCGCTATTAACCCCAATGACCCCAGCGCCAAGCCGGGCGATAGTTTTACCAAAATGAAGGAGCGCGCTGCGGAAAAAGGCTTTACTTTTCCCTACCTGTTCGATGAGGGCCAAAAGGTATATCCGGCGTATGGCGCTACACGGACGCCCCACGTTTTCATATTGGAAAAAACTGCTTCGGGGAACGAAGTGAAATACATTGGAGCTATCGACGATAATTATCAGGATGCTTCACAAGTGGATGAGAAATTTGTGGAGAATGCCGTGGATGCGATGTTGGCCGGCAACGAAATCAACCCGAAAACGACAAAAGCTATCGGATGTGGCATCAAATAG
- the trpB gene encoding tryptophan synthase subunit beta, translated as MRSYHADERGYYGEFGGAFIPEMLYPNCEELRQNYLSIMKEPSFQEEFHQLLKDYVGRPTPLYLAKRLSEKYNTKIYLKREDLCHTGAHKVNNTIGQILMAKKLGKNRIIAETGAGQHGVATATVCALMGIQCVVYMGEIDIARQAPNVARMKMLGAEVRPATSGSKTLKDATNEAIRDWINNPVDTHYIIGSVVGPHPYPDMVARFQSVISEEIKQQLQEVEGRENPDYVVACVGGGSNAAGIYYHYLDVPEVGIIAVEAAGKGIDSGESAATSALGKVGIIHGSKTLLMQTQDGQITEPYSISAGLDYPGVGPMHAHLYASGRGEFISITDDDAMQAGLELSKLEGIIPAIETSHALAIFKERKFNPDDVVVINLSGRGDKDLQNYIDYFKL; from the coding sequence ATGAGAAGTTATCATGCTGACGAACGCGGATATTACGGCGAGTTCGGAGGAGCTTTTATCCCCGAAATGCTCTATCCCAACTGTGAGGAACTGCGGCAAAACTACCTCAGTATTATGAAGGAGCCCTCGTTCCAAGAGGAGTTCCATCAACTGTTGAAGGATTATGTAGGACGCCCTACCCCTCTATACCTTGCAAAACGCCTGTCCGAAAAGTACAACACCAAAATCTACCTGAAACGGGAAGATCTGTGCCATACCGGGGCCCATAAGGTCAATAACACCATCGGCCAGATTTTAATGGCTAAAAAATTGGGCAAAAACAGAATCATTGCAGAAACAGGAGCGGGTCAGCATGGGGTGGCCACGGCTACTGTGTGTGCCTTAATGGGCATTCAATGTGTGGTATACATGGGAGAAATCGATATTGCACGCCAAGCCCCGAACGTAGCCCGAATGAAAATGTTGGGAGCCGAGGTACGGCCGGCCACATCGGGCAGTAAAACCTTAAAGGACGCCACCAACGAAGCCATCCGTGATTGGATCAACAATCCTGTGGACACCCATTATATCATCGGTTCGGTGGTAGGCCCTCACCCCTATCCCGATATGGTGGCCCGTTTTCAATCCGTGATCTCGGAAGAAATCAAACAACAACTACAAGAAGTGGAAGGCAGAGAAAACCCAGATTATGTGGTGGCCTGTGTTGGGGGCGGCAGCAATGCGGCTGGCATCTACTATCATTATTTGGATGTTCCCGAAGTGGGCATCATTGCCGTTGAGGCTGCCGGAAAAGGAATTGATTCCGGTGAAAGTGCCGCTACATCAGCACTTGGAAAAGTGGGCATTATCCATGGCAGCAAAACCCTGTTGATGCAGACCCAAGATGGACAGATTACGGAACCCTATTCCATTTCTGCAGGATTGGATTACCCGGGCGTAGGTCCCATGCATGCCCATTTGTACGCTTCGGGCCGAGGTGAGTTTATTTCCATTACGGATGATGACGCCATGCAAGCTGGGCTGGAACTCTCCAAATTGGAAGGTATCATTCCAGCTATCGAAACCTCGCATGCGCTGGCCATTTTTAAAGAACGGAAATTCAATCCGGACGACGTAGTGGTGATCAACCTATCAGGACGAGGTGATAAGGACCTTCAGAACTATATTGATTATTTTAAATTATAG
- a CDS encoding MarR family transcriptional regulator, producing the protein MNVEEVIKTSKKIPLEPRTIIHMELVHNKISEMMTATLKPFEVSIQQFNVLRILRGQQGNPANLSTINERMVTKMSNTTRLVDKLIAKGFVNRTVCPSNRRKVEILITDSGLKALSQMDEALDKAHDTILVNFTKPELEHLNQLLDKF; encoded by the coding sequence ATGAATGTTGAAGAAGTCATAAAAACCTCAAAAAAGATTCCCTTGGAGCCTAGGACAATCATACATATGGAATTGGTGCACAATAAAATCAGTGAGATGATGACGGCTACCCTAAAGCCTTTTGAGGTTTCCATTCAGCAATTCAATGTACTTCGCATATTGAGGGGCCAACAGGGAAATCCAGCCAATCTTTCGACCATAAACGAAAGAATGGTGACCAAAATGAGCAACACTACCCGTTTGGTGGATAAACTTATTGCAAAAGGTTTTGTGAACAGAACTGTCTGCCCTTCCAACCGTCGTAAGGTGGAGATTCTGATCACCGACTCAGGCCTTAAGGCGCTATCACAAATGGATGAAGCTTTGGACAAGGCCCATGACACCATCTTGGTAAATTTTACCAAACCAGAACTCGAACATTTAAATCAACTATTGGATAAATTTTAA
- a CDS encoding redoxin domain-containing protein produces MKRLIVLALAIMVGSCAEKKKEPNEAEGEATTISKEKTADTDVKFPVYDFAAFEPLLHKEDGTTYVINFWATWCKPCVEEMPHFERINAEQKDNNVKVILVNLDMPNMWKSRLEPYVENKDIQSEVVILDDPKQNDWIPKVSEEWGGGIPATLIYNKDKRAFYERGFTYEELNEALHQFTK; encoded by the coding sequence ATGAAGAGATTGATTGTTTTGGCCCTAGCGATAATGGTTGGGTCCTGTGCTGAAAAGAAGAAAGAGCCGAATGAAGCCGAAGGAGAGGCCACTACCATATCCAAGGAAAAAACTGCCGATACCGATGTCAAGTTCCCGGTGTATGATTTTGCGGCATTTGAACCTCTGCTGCATAAAGAAGACGGCACTACTTACGTGATTAATTTTTGGGCCACATGGTGTAAGCCCTGTGTGGAGGAAATGCCCCATTTTGAGCGAATCAATGCCGAGCAAAAGGATAACAATGTAAAAGTTATTTTGGTCAACTTGGATATGCCCAATATGTGGAAGTCGCGTTTGGAGCCTTATGTGGAGAACAAAGACATTCAATCCGAAGTGGTGATACTGGATGATCCCAAGCAGAATGACTGGATTCCCAAAGTGTCCGAAGAATGGGGCGGAGGCATTCCAGCTACCTTAATTTATAATAAGGATAAGCGAGCTTTTTACGAACGTGGTTTCACGTACGAAGAACTCAACGAAGCATTACATCAATTTACAAAATAG